One genomic window of Paramormyrops kingsleyae isolate MSU_618 chromosome 22, PKINGS_0.4, whole genome shotgun sequence includes the following:
- the akap8l gene encoding A-kinase anchor protein 8-like isoform X1: protein MDNRGFGTGFSNWGRGNSSSRGSDNYGSHGYKDSLSGGGGFGGGYGSGGAGLMKRGFGGSSVASPTGTSADAVIAKINQRLDMLTQMEGGMKRGGRNDRFDQYESFDSRPSSLNPRDLYRSSNYGYSEGQRGGAGLGGGSFEGSSSFGSSKPQMARQPRDSYPGPTWAGQRSPGGRVRGQGGPGFGRWQEPALGGGPGSHFPGGRGKPPSLLSHHMYPEMGVYRQGPSPQDYPGAGHFGGGAWAGHQRGRKRPVNRQAKPERDGRKRRKVEQDVEAGADKAEAEGAELGEAELADEGKEVIVKTEEPDTATEESATTEGDALTMQEEIAQVKKSLQGKQSPAQDKTPKQRKRNTRFPERSGVKLNAQRLMFACSVCKYRSFYSDEMDAHLESRFHKEQFKFLCGKLSKPTTDFLQEYLNDKYKKTELRRKHIDDLNAAICQVHKDQDLTRDLGMEHFLRKVEAAHCAACNLFIPMQQHLIQRHLRSPEHNFHRKGMMEQSKRASLSVARSILNHKVISRKLELYLKGENPFSSNPDEQDPDEHAADAPEAELANDGHDGEEHQGGDEAESERPAEGLEGGGGEEEGAEEAEGEELGQAAKEDSLIEGDGGGEEVAEVGDGIEEENGDDGEELITGAAV from the exons ATGGACAACCGAGGCTTCGGCACAG GCTTTTCGAATTGGGGCCGTGGGAACTCTTCCAGCAGGG GCTCAGATAATTATGGTTCACACGGCTACAAAGACTCCTTGTCTGGAGGCGGGGGCTTTGGGGGAGGCTACGGCAGCGGCGGTGCGGGACTGATGAAGAGGGGCTTCGGCGGGAGCTCGGTGGCCTCGCCCACGGGCACAAGTGCTGACGCCGTCATCGCCAAGATCAACCAGCGCCTGGACATGCTGACCCAGATGGAAGGGGGGATGAAGAGAGGGGGCCGCAACGATAG GTTTGACCAATACGAGTCCTTCGACTCACGCCCCTCCTCCCTAAACCCACGCGATCTCTACAGATCCAGTAACTATGGTTACAGTGAGGGCCAGCGGGGGGGCGCTGGCCTCGGAGGAGGCAGCTTTGAAGGTTCCTCCTCATTTGGATCCAGCAAGCCCCAGATGGCGCGGCAGCCTCGCGACTCCTACCCTGGCCCGACTTGGGCAGGGCAGCGCTCCCCAGGGGGCAGAGTAAGGGGACAGGGCGGTCCCGGGTTCGGGCGCTGGCAGGAGCCCGCATTGGGCGGAGGCCCCGGGAGCCACTTcccgggggggcggggcaagCCCCCGTCACTCCTGTCCCACCACATGTACCCTGAGATGGGCGTGTACCGGCAGGGCCCCAGCCCGCAAGACTACCCTGGCGCCGGCCACTTTGGAGGGGGCGCCTGGGCGGGGCACCAGCGCGGGCGCAAGAGACCCGTCAACCGA CAGGCGAAACCAGAGAGAGacgggaggaagaggagaaaggTGGAGCAGGACGTGGAGGCTGGTGCGGACAAGGCTGAGGCCGAAGGGGCGGAGCTGGGAGAGGCGGAGCTGGCCGACG AGGGGAAGGAGGTTATTGTGAAAACAGAAGAGCCCGACACTGCAACA GAGGAGTCGGCCACAACAGAAGGCGACG CCCTGACGATGCAGGAGGAGATCGCGCAGGTAAAGAAAAGTTTGCAGGGCAAGCAGTCACCCGCCCAGGACAAAACGCCCAAGCAGAGAAAGAGGAACACCCGCTTCCCTGAGAGGTCAGGGGTCAAACTTAACGCTCAGAG GCTCATGTTTGCCTGCTCCGTCTGTAAGTACCGCTCCTTCTACAGCGATGAAATGGACGCCCATCTGGAGAGCAGATTTCACAAGGAACAATTCAAGTTCCTGTGTGGAAAGCTGTCCAAACCCACCACCGACTTCCTGCAA GAGTACCTGAACGACAAGTACAAGAAGACTGAGTTGAGGAGGAAGCACATCGATGACTTAAATGCCGCCATCTGTCAAGTGCACAAAGATCAAGACCTGACCCGAG ACCTGGGAATGGAGCACTTCCTAAGGAAGGTAGAAGCTGCCCACTGTGCCGCCTGCAACCTCTTCATCCCCATGCAGCAGCACCTCATCCAGAGGCACCTTAGGTCACCTGAGCACAACTTCCACCGCAAG GGGATGATGGAGCAGTCGAAGAGGGCCAGCCTCTCTGTAGCCCGGAGCATCCTGAACCATAAGGTCATCAGCAGGAAGCTGGAGCTCTACCTCAAG GGTGAGAACCCATTCAGCAGTAACCCGGATGAGCAGGACCCCGACGAACACGCAGCGGACGCACCTGAGGCAGAGCTGGCCAACGACGGCCACGACGGGGAGGAGCACCAGGGCGGAGACGAGGCGGAGAGTGAACGGCCGGCCGAGGGCCTGGAGGGAGGCGGCGGGGAGGAAGAGGGGGCCGAGGAGGCTGAGGGAGAGGAGCTGGGACAGGCGGCCAAGGAGGATTCCCTGATagagggggatgggggtggcGAAGAGGTGGCCGAAGTGGGGGATGGCATAGAAGAGGAAAACGGTGATGACGGGGAGGAGCTGAtcacgggggcagcagtgtgA
- the akap8l gene encoding A-kinase anchor protein 8-like isoform X2, translating to MDNRGFGTGFSNWGRGNSSSRGSDNYGSHGYKDSLSGGGGFGGGYGSGGAGLMKRGFGGSSVASPTGTSADAVIAKINQRLDMLTQMEGGMKRGGRNDRFDQYESFDSRPSSLNPRDLYRSSNYGYSEGQRGGAGLGGGSFEGSSSFGSSKPQMARQPRDSYPGPTWAGQRSPGGRVRGQGGPGFGRWQEPALGGGPGSHFPGGRGKPPSLLSHHMYPEMGVYRQGPSPQDYPGAGHFGGGAWAGHQRGRKRPVNRAKPERDGRKRRKVEQDVEAGADKAEAEGAELGEAELADEGKEVIVKTEEPDTATEESATTEGDALTMQEEIAQVKKSLQGKQSPAQDKTPKQRKRNTRFPERSGVKLNAQRLMFACSVCKYRSFYSDEMDAHLESRFHKEQFKFLCGKLSKPTTDFLQEYLNDKYKKTELRRKHIDDLNAAICQVHKDQDLTRDLGMEHFLRKVEAAHCAACNLFIPMQQHLIQRHLRSPEHNFHRKGMMEQSKRASLSVARSILNHKVISRKLELYLKGENPFSSNPDEQDPDEHAADAPEAELANDGHDGEEHQGGDEAESERPAEGLEGGGGEEEGAEEAEGEELGQAAKEDSLIEGDGGGEEVAEVGDGIEEENGDDGEELITGAAV from the exons ATGGACAACCGAGGCTTCGGCACAG GCTTTTCGAATTGGGGCCGTGGGAACTCTTCCAGCAGGG GCTCAGATAATTATGGTTCACACGGCTACAAAGACTCCTTGTCTGGAGGCGGGGGCTTTGGGGGAGGCTACGGCAGCGGCGGTGCGGGACTGATGAAGAGGGGCTTCGGCGGGAGCTCGGTGGCCTCGCCCACGGGCACAAGTGCTGACGCCGTCATCGCCAAGATCAACCAGCGCCTGGACATGCTGACCCAGATGGAAGGGGGGATGAAGAGAGGGGGCCGCAACGATAG GTTTGACCAATACGAGTCCTTCGACTCACGCCCCTCCTCCCTAAACCCACGCGATCTCTACAGATCCAGTAACTATGGTTACAGTGAGGGCCAGCGGGGGGGCGCTGGCCTCGGAGGAGGCAGCTTTGAAGGTTCCTCCTCATTTGGATCCAGCAAGCCCCAGATGGCGCGGCAGCCTCGCGACTCCTACCCTGGCCCGACTTGGGCAGGGCAGCGCTCCCCAGGGGGCAGAGTAAGGGGACAGGGCGGTCCCGGGTTCGGGCGCTGGCAGGAGCCCGCATTGGGCGGAGGCCCCGGGAGCCACTTcccgggggggcggggcaagCCCCCGTCACTCCTGTCCCACCACATGTACCCTGAGATGGGCGTGTACCGGCAGGGCCCCAGCCCGCAAGACTACCCTGGCGCCGGCCACTTTGGAGGGGGCGCCTGGGCGGGGCACCAGCGCGGGCGCAAGAGACCCGTCAACCGA GCGAAACCAGAGAGAGacgggaggaagaggagaaaggTGGAGCAGGACGTGGAGGCTGGTGCGGACAAGGCTGAGGCCGAAGGGGCGGAGCTGGGAGAGGCGGAGCTGGCCGACG AGGGGAAGGAGGTTATTGTGAAAACAGAAGAGCCCGACACTGCAACA GAGGAGTCGGCCACAACAGAAGGCGACG CCCTGACGATGCAGGAGGAGATCGCGCAGGTAAAGAAAAGTTTGCAGGGCAAGCAGTCACCCGCCCAGGACAAAACGCCCAAGCAGAGAAAGAGGAACACCCGCTTCCCTGAGAGGTCAGGGGTCAAACTTAACGCTCAGAG GCTCATGTTTGCCTGCTCCGTCTGTAAGTACCGCTCCTTCTACAGCGATGAAATGGACGCCCATCTGGAGAGCAGATTTCACAAGGAACAATTCAAGTTCCTGTGTGGAAAGCTGTCCAAACCCACCACCGACTTCCTGCAA GAGTACCTGAACGACAAGTACAAGAAGACTGAGTTGAGGAGGAAGCACATCGATGACTTAAATGCCGCCATCTGTCAAGTGCACAAAGATCAAGACCTGACCCGAG ACCTGGGAATGGAGCACTTCCTAAGGAAGGTAGAAGCTGCCCACTGTGCCGCCTGCAACCTCTTCATCCCCATGCAGCAGCACCTCATCCAGAGGCACCTTAGGTCACCTGAGCACAACTTCCACCGCAAG GGGATGATGGAGCAGTCGAAGAGGGCCAGCCTCTCTGTAGCCCGGAGCATCCTGAACCATAAGGTCATCAGCAGGAAGCTGGAGCTCTACCTCAAG GGTGAGAACCCATTCAGCAGTAACCCGGATGAGCAGGACCCCGACGAACACGCAGCGGACGCACCTGAGGCAGAGCTGGCCAACGACGGCCACGACGGGGAGGAGCACCAGGGCGGAGACGAGGCGGAGAGTGAACGGCCGGCCGAGGGCCTGGAGGGAGGCGGCGGGGAGGAAGAGGGGGCCGAGGAGGCTGAGGGAGAGGAGCTGGGACAGGCGGCCAAGGAGGATTCCCTGATagagggggatgggggtggcGAAGAGGTGGCCGAAGTGGGGGATGGCATAGAAGAGGAAAACGGTGATGACGGGGAGGAGCTGAtcacgggggcagcagtgtgA